The following are from one region of the Streptomyces tuirus genome:
- a CDS encoding ROK family transcriptional regulator: MRGTGGAGAAGTAGVGVGAGSGAGGGGVNLLALRSHNAALVLDLLRTAGDEGISRLELAERTGLTPQAVSKITARLREDGLVAEAGRRASTGGKPRTVLRLVPEAGHAVGVHLDRDEVRVVLVDLRGTVVGERRAALDLGAGAEAVLGAVEEAVAGVLPAHGDKPSGHGLSGLDPSLLGVGVALPGPLDHARGVLHRVTGFPGWDGFPLREALAGRLGVPVVVDKDTNAAALGLAAGGEGGSFVYLHLGTGLGAGLVIGGSVHRGARTGAGEFGHQVIQLDGPHCTCGDRGCVEALSLGAVARGDLDEAARVLGAGAANLVGLLDIDVVLLGGRTVAAAPEAFVGGVDAVLEARSRRTGQDAVPVRVAAGGDGAVAVGAAQLVLGPVFGRGGG; this comes from the coding sequence ATGCGCGGGACGGGAGGCGCGGGGGCGGCCGGCACGGCCGGGGTCGGAGTCGGAGCCGGGTCGGGGGCCGGGGGCGGCGGGGTCAATCTGCTCGCCCTGCGCAGCCACAACGCCGCTCTGGTGCTCGACCTGCTGCGGACGGCCGGGGACGAGGGCATCAGCCGCCTCGAACTCGCCGAGCGGACCGGACTCACCCCGCAGGCCGTCAGCAAGATCACCGCCCGGCTGCGGGAGGACGGGCTCGTGGCGGAGGCCGGCCGCCGGGCGTCCACCGGGGGCAAGCCGCGCACGGTGCTGCGGCTGGTGCCCGAGGCCGGGCACGCGGTCGGGGTCCATCTGGACCGGGACGAGGTTCGGGTCGTGCTCGTGGATCTGCGGGGGACCGTGGTGGGGGAGCGCCGGGCCGCACTGGATCTGGGGGCGGGGGCGGAGGCCGTGCTGGGAGCGGTGGAGGAGGCGGTGGCGGGGGTGTTGCCGGCCCACGGCGACAAGCCCTCCGGGCACGGACTCTCCGGGCTCGATCCATCCCTGCTCGGCGTCGGCGTCGCGTTGCCCGGACCGCTCGATCACGCCCGGGGGGTGCTGCACCGGGTGACCGGATTCCCCGGGTGGGACGGCTTCCCGCTGCGGGAGGCGCTGGCCGGGCGGCTCGGGGTGCCGGTCGTGGTCGACAAGGACACCAACGCCGCGGCGCTGGGCCTGGCCGCCGGGGGCGAAGGCGGCTCCTTCGTGTACCTGCACCTCGGTACGGGCCTGGGGGCCGGGCTGGTCATCGGCGGCAGCGTGCACCGCGGGGCCAGGACCGGGGCCGGGGAGTTCGGCCACCAGGTGATCCAGCTCGACGGCCCGCACTGCACCTGCGGGGACCGGGGCTGCGTCGAGGCCCTGAGTCTCGGCGCGGTGGCGCGCGGCGATCTGGACGAGGCGGCACGGGTGCTGGGAGCCGGCGCGGCGAATCTCGTCGGGCTGCTCGACATCGACGTCGTCCTGCTCGGCGGCCGTACGGTGGCGGCGGCGCCGGAGGCCTTCGTGGGCGGGGTCGACGCGGTGCTGGAGGCCCGGTCCCGGCGAACGGGCCAGGACGCGGTACCGGTGCGCGTCGCCGCCGGCGGAGACGGGGCCGTGGCAGTGGGGGCGGCCCAGCTGGTGCTGGGGCCGGTGTTCGGGCGTGGGGGCGGGTGA
- a CDS encoding Gfo/Idh/MocA family protein: MTGTPLGTASGSPLRVGLVGYGLAGSVFHAPLIAATEGLALDTVVTSNPERQQQARAEFPDVRLAATPDELFDRAAELDLVVIASPNKTHVPLARTALEAGLPVVVDKPVAGTAAEARELAALAEERELLLSVFQNRRWDNDFLTLRKLLNEGELGDVWRFESRFERWRPKPKGGWRESGDPAEIGGLLYDLGSHVVDQALVLFGPAASVYAETDIRRPGAETDDDTFIAITHTNGVRSHLYVSATTAQLGPRFRVLGSTAGYVKYGLDPQEAALRDGLRPGPGWGAESESLWGRVGSGESPLTGGGRAEPTLPGDYPAYYAAVAKALLEGGPNPVTAREAAAALDVLEAARRSALEKVTVTL; the protein is encoded by the coding sequence ATGACTGGCACACCCCTCGGCACAGCCTCCGGCTCGCCCCTCCGCGTCGGCCTCGTCGGCTACGGCCTGGCCGGCTCCGTCTTCCACGCCCCGCTGATCGCCGCCACGGAGGGCCTCGCCCTCGACACGGTGGTCACCTCGAACCCGGAACGGCAGCAGCAGGCCCGTGCCGAGTTCCCGGACGTCCGCCTCGCCGCCACACCCGACGAGTTGTTCGACCGGGCCGCCGAGCTGGACCTGGTCGTCATCGCCTCCCCGAACAAGACGCACGTGCCGCTCGCGAGGACCGCGCTGGAGGCCGGCCTGCCGGTCGTGGTCGACAAGCCCGTCGCGGGCACGGCGGCCGAGGCCCGCGAGCTCGCCGCCCTCGCCGAGGAGCGCGAGCTGCTCCTCTCCGTCTTCCAGAACCGCCGCTGGGACAACGACTTCCTCACCCTGCGCAAGCTGCTGAACGAGGGCGAGTTGGGCGACGTGTGGCGCTTCGAGTCCCGCTTCGAGCGGTGGCGTCCGAAGCCGAAGGGCGGCTGGCGCGAGTCCGGCGACCCCGCAGAGATCGGAGGTCTGCTCTACGACCTCGGCAGCCATGTCGTCGACCAGGCCCTGGTCCTGTTCGGTCCGGCGGCCTCCGTGTACGCGGAGACGGACATCCGCCGCCCGGGCGCCGAGACGGACGACGACACGTTCATCGCGATCACGCACACCAACGGCGTCCGCTCCCATCTCTACGTCTCCGCGACGACCGCCCAGCTCGGCCCCCGCTTCCGCGTCCTGGGCTCGACCGCCGGTTACGTCAAGTACGGCCTCGACCCCCAGGAGGCGGCGCTCCGGGACGGCCTGCGCCCCGGCCCCGGCTGGGGTGCGGAGTCCGAGTCGCTGTGGGGCCGCGTGGGCTCCGGCGAGTCCCCGCTGACCGGCGGCGGACGCGCCGAACCCACCCTCCCGGGCGACTACCCCGCCTACTATGCGGCCGTGGCGAAGGCCCTGCTGGAGGGCGGCCCCAACCCGGTGACCGCGCGGGAGGCGGCCGCCGCCCTGGACGTACTGGAGGCCGCCCGTCGTTCGGCCCTCGAGAAGGTGACGGTGACGCTGTGA
- a CDS encoding heme-degrading domain-containing protein: MTQKSNPSHSQGLTPKFHPELTPSLEELEKQERLLVFRQFTYDDAWALGSLLVELARERQAPVAIDIHRAGQQLFHAALPGSTPDNDAWIARKRRVVERYGSASYLVGARFRAKGSTFEESSRLDPDTYAAHGGSFPITVEGVGVIGAVTVSGLPQLQDHRLVVEALERFQDLQVPHPE; encoded by the coding sequence GTGACCCAGAAGAGCAACCCCTCGCACAGCCAGGGGCTCACCCCGAAGTTCCACCCCGAGCTCACCCCGAGCCTGGAGGAGCTGGAGAAGCAGGAACGCCTGCTGGTGTTCCGGCAGTTCACGTACGACGACGCCTGGGCACTCGGCTCGCTCCTCGTCGAGCTGGCCCGGGAGCGGCAGGCCCCGGTCGCCATCGACATCCACCGCGCCGGCCAGCAGCTCTTCCACGCGGCGCTGCCCGGCTCCACCCCGGACAACGACGCCTGGATCGCCCGCAAGCGCCGGGTGGTCGAGCGCTACGGCTCCGCGTCCTACCTGGTCGGCGCCCGCTTCCGCGCCAAGGGCAGCACGTTCGAGGAGTCCTCGCGCCTCGACCCCGACACCTACGCGGCGCACGGGGGCTCCTTCCCGATCACCGTCGAGGGCGTCGGCGTGATCGGCGCGGTGACGGTGTCCGGGCTGCCGCAGCTCCAGGACCACCGGCTCGTGGTCGAGG